DNA from Rhipicephalus sanguineus isolate Rsan-2018 chromosome 11, BIME_Rsan_1.4, whole genome shotgun sequence:
CCCCTTGTGTGCGTTCAACACAGCCATTTTTCGTGCCTCGTCGTCCAGTGGAAGTTGATTATATGCGTGCCGCAAATCCAAAGTGGTGAGCACCTCTCCCCCATACAGAGATGCGAATATGTCCTCAATTTTCGGCAACGGGTATTGTTCGAAAGTGTTGGCGGATTCACGGTCAATTTGAAGTCCCCGCACAGCCTGATATCCCCGTTTCGTTTCACTACGGGCACGACGGGCGTAGCCCACTCAGAAACTCTCTCTGGTGAAAGCACTCCTTCCTGTACTTGGCGGTCGATTTCTGCAGCCACCTTATTCCGAAGCGCAAATGGCACTGGTCGAGCCTTGCAAAAGCGTTGTAAAGCCGTCTATTTTTTGTGTAGCTTCACAGGCGGCCCCTCGCAACAACCCAACCTCTCCTCGAAAATTTCCGGAAATTCCGCCACCAGTTGCGCCGTGGCTGCGTCACATCGAACCACATTTACGCTGTCCGGCGCACATTCTTCCAGTAGCGCCATGCCAGCATTCCGGAAGGCTTGGATGGTGTTCCGGCCGCACAGCAGAGGCCCATCGCAATCCACTACAACTAGCGAGCTCTCCACTTCCGTGTTACCGCATTTGACTTTCATGGCCTCTCGGCCAAGGACCGGCAGCGGCCCCAGGAAGCACGTCAGGCGTAGTGAAGTCTTCTCCAGTGTCGGCCACAGTTCACGGTGGTTCTCGAATACTCCCTTTGGAATTACGCTGATAGTGGACCCCGTATCCACCAGCATGCGCAGTTTCGGGCCCTCCCAGATGAAATCCCTTTCGAATGGCCGAACGAATTCGTTGCTACTGTAGCTGTGAGCCACCAAAGCGTAGAGCATTTCTTCTTCACTGCCGTCTAGCTCCTTCACAGCGTAAGTTCCCGAGGGGTTACCGCGACCGCTGGAGCACCTTCTCGCCAGGTGTCCCTTTTTGCGGCACTTGTGGCACGTCGCTTTCTTGTGCCTGCACATTTCCGAAGCATGGTTCGAGCCACATCTCCAGCATTGAGTAGACTCGGTCATGGATGCATACCCTTGTCCGGATTTCTGCGGATTCATCCTGTGCCTCTGTACAAAATTGGCGACACCGTTGTCTTTGAAGCTCCTCTCTTGCATAGCCCGCACATTTGTTTCGGCCGTTTCTGCCTCTAGAGCAAAAGCCTCTGCCTCAGACAAATTCAACTTCCTTTGCGACAACATGTGTCGTCGAGCTTGTTCGTCACGGATTCCGCAGACAATCCGATCCCGCAACATGCGGTCCAAAATCTTCTCGAAATTGCAATCCTTTGCGAGACGTCTCAGGTCAGTGATATAGTCCCGTACCTTTTCGCCGTCTGCTTGTTTCCGCATGAAAAAAGCGTAGCTCGCTGCAATCTCATTAGCTTGTGGATCGAAGTGGTTGTCCAGCAGCTGTACGAAGGCGTCATAGCTAAGGCTGTTCACCGATTCTGACTGGCACTGCCCCTGAAGCACGCGAACAGCGCTGTCACTTAGTGCCGATACCAGAAGCGCACGCCGTTTTCCTGGATCCGTGATGCCATGACCCTCAAAAAAGGCCTCCAAACGGACACGGTAAGTGCTTCAGCTACTGGTCGTGTCGTGGTACTCGGGTGGCCTGGCTGTCATCGTGCAACTattccatcttcgtcgccactgaagtAACGGAACGTAGCCGCCAGAAGGGGCAGAACGAAAGACCGTTTATTGCTCGGTGTTACTGGCTTTATAACTAAAAGAAAAGGTCACATGGCTAGTGATAATAAGCAAGAGTACGACACGTGCAAACAGTACTGCTCTTGTTATACATCAGTACGCGTGCTTGATAACACTGCAAGGCCTTTTTTaaaaaaaggcagatcccacgcactgttggaatcgatgtaatgcgaagcagacggcagagagctgctacatcgccttgtttgtcttgggagaaaagtgaagtcattcatgccatggcatctagttcactatatatcgtatgtttgacatgcatgcaggCATGTACAATTCGGTATATGCCAtactaatgaaacgtacattcTGGAATATATAAtgcatgacttgtcatttatgttcatgacgcactagtATCATGCcataggtatatatccagttaacaaaacggccggaagcgcaccacgacagtgtcatgtaaatcatgtcgtacatggcatgcatgtcatgatattcatgctaCCAGCTCTtacttatgtttgccatacagtctcgtcgcgcaataccaattttggtgtatatcaagcgagcgaaatggccgcgagggcaccatgagcgatGCATGTAAATTACGTTGTACATGACt
Protein-coding regions in this window:
- the LOC119375302 gene encoding uncharacterized protein LOC119375302, whose translation is MCRHKKATCHKCRKKGHLARRCSSGRGNPSGTYAVKELDGSEEEMLYALVAHSYSSNEFVRPFERDFIWEGPKLRMLVDTGSTISVIPKGVFENHRELWPTLEKTSLRLTCFLGPLPVLGREAMKVKCGNTEVESSLVVVDCDGPLLCGRNTIQAFRNAGMALLEECAPDSVNVVRCDAATAQLVAEFPEIFEERLGCCEGPPVKLHKK